One Oreochromis niloticus isolate F11D_XX linkage group LG16, O_niloticus_UMD_NMBU, whole genome shotgun sequence genomic window carries:
- the cfap210 gene encoding coiled-coil domain-containing protein 173 has product MAAVVLYGRRRGASKNDEAIRAMQPPDLRHVTVLSKAEWLRIQDELSGVNKEEKRIREAAKQRENLHLQSQEVVKLWPDTLHGQRLKRLQEKKIRKEIEEEQMRLADLEEAKYQEQRRKEIIEKAKTQLYCQTDRVKGLHSALLLTEVLKERDAQIELKQRRKSASIDVDKAFLHMVQTREDEALKQEQEKALQRKLVRQVAAQDLRNQIKENELLRERQKLESKKDGDEIQRLQVLHQLERRMEAERQANQKRSLMQAHQEHITNRDLIRATDAQKQEAEEEQRKLFLSTKQKIMKLRKEKEKELLREAQTRKERIINRLTVTQQEQAVSEEQKIAKAVAEREAKQAQQQLEEDEKKAEMLKSISRQEKEEKDKIERKKAQEALQAKKEADRIFTEKQQRKVKKIREEEREVQDFNAVQMAGKSARLQQLREQEHEFEAKNAELIAEEENRFQQYSQQIINAAAEAQRNVFPLCKAAREGIGGGSSPVFSGVRPSYLVQDRTGAQMPKYVSVATQNIKKLHEAVDIQDAKRRLGFTW; this is encoded by the exons ATGGCAGCGGTGGTTCTGTACGGCCGTCGAAGAGGAGCTAGTAAAAACG ATGAAGCCATTAGAGCTATGCAGCCACCAGACCTCCGACATGTTACTGTCTTAAGTAAGGCTGAATGGCTGAGGATTCAAGATGAACTGAGTGGGGTTAataaagaagagaagagaataAGAGAGGCAGCTAAACAGCGAGAGAACCTACACCTGCAGTCACAGGAGGTGGTGAAACTTTGGCCTGATACCCTCCAT GGACAAAGGCTGAAAAGGCTGCAGGAAAAGAAGATTCGAAAGGAAATTGAGGAGGAGCAAATGAGACTGGCTGACTTAGAAGAAGCAAAATACCAGGAGCAGAGGCGGAAGGAGATTATTGAAAAAGCCAAGACTCAGCTCTACTGTCAAACCGACAGAGTCAAAGGACTACAT AGTGCACTCCTGCTGACAGAGGTGCTGAAGGAGAGGGATGCTCAGATTGAGCTTaaacaaagaagaaagagtGCCAGTATAGATGTGGACAAAGCATTTCTGCATATGGTACAGACTAGAGAGGATGAAGCCTTGAAACAGGAGCAGGAGAAGGCACTGCAGAGGAAGCTTGTGAGACAGGTTGCTGCACAAGACCTAAGAAACCA AATAAAGGAAAATGAGCTGCTGAGAGAGCGACAAAAGCTGGAGAGCAAGAAGGATGGAGACGAAATCCAGCGTCTCCAAGTGCTGCATCAGCTGGAGCGAAGGATGGAGGCAGAAAGACAAGCAAATCAGAAAAGAAGCCTCATGCAAGCTCACCAG GAGCATATCACCAACAGAGACCTCATAAGAGCCACAGATGCTCAGAAACAGGAGGCTGAAGAGGAGCAAAGGAAACTGTTTCTCTCTACTAAGCAAAAAATCATGAAGTTacgcaaagaaaaagaaaaagagctgcTTAG AGAGGCCCAGACACGTAAAGAAAGGATCATAAACAGACTGACGGTCACACAGCAGGAGCAAGCTGTCAGCGAGGAGCAGAAGATCGCAAAGGCTGTCGCAGAGAGGGAGGCGAAACAGGCGCAGCAGCAACTGGAGGAGGATGAGAAGAAAGCTGAGATGTTGAAGTCCATCAGT agacaagagaaggaggagaaggacAAAATAGAGAGGAAGAAGGCCCAAGAAGCACTGCAGGCCAAAAAAGAGGCTGACAGAATATTTACTGAGAAGCAGCAACGAAAGGTTAAGAaaatcagagaagaagaaagagaggtGCAAGACTTCAATGCTGTGCAAATG GCTGGAAAAAGTGCCAGACTTCAGCAGCTGAGAGAACAGGAACATGAGTTTGAAGCGAAGAATGCAGAACTCATCGCTGAAGAGGAAAACCGCTTCCAGCAGTATTCACAGCAAATCATCAACGCTGCAGCAGAGGCTCAGCGAAACGTGTTTCCACTTTGTAAAGCTGCGAGGGAAGGGATCGGAGGTGGGTCCAGTCCTGTTTTTAGTGGAGTCAGGCCAAGTTACCTTGTTCAGGACCGCACTGGAGCTCAGATGCCCAAATATGTCTCAGTGGCCACCCAGAACATCAAAAAGCTTCACGAAGCTGTAGATATTCAGGATGCCAAGAGAAGACTTGGATTCACATGGTGA